The proteins below are encoded in one region of Tessaracoccus aquimaris:
- a CDS encoding ComEC/Rec2 family competence protein, with the protein MRNDWRLLPVAVAVWGSSLIATSGWEPGAQAVFALLAGLGLVALLCVRAGRGWAAVVVLVVVVTALTAGVRVWQRNHSAVAEVAADRAAGTAEVRLTSEPLRRAEVVVASADLLSLRARSREVTTSVPVVLFATGDVGEALLRAEPGAVHPARVRLAPAEPDDPAAALLSVRELGARIEAPGPLQALANAMRAGLREAVSHSPPDQAALVPSLVVGDTSRVNDRMRQDFRATGLTHLMAVSGANLSLLVGVLVPTVRVIGVRGWWVRGCAVAGVGFFILVCGQEPSVLRAAAMGLVALASIGSGRGRRSIRALCLAVAVLIWLDPWLSRSVGFALSVAACAGIVLLGPRFRDALLRWCPRWVAEAVAVSLAAQLATQPIVTAISEQVSVVAVATNVLAAPFVGPTTVLGLLAAVLSPLGAVATVPGWVAGWCSQPIVWIASAGAALPSATWEWSSSLLGVALVALASAAVAVVLVRLLRSPWGGVAFAVILVVASAVRPVPLGWPGEWSVAFCDVGQGDATAIRAGPDAAMLVDAGPEPGPTLACLDSLGVDRLPLLVLTHYHADHVGGAEEVIRRFRPGLILVREGPVPPWLAEAAGRAGGRVRSAIEGERIALGEAQWVSVSVPSAPVASDPEGEGSAENDASVVGVATSGGVRVLLAGDAEPAGQREALRSARAAGLPLAVDVLKLPHHGSARQEPRFFEASAARMAVASAGEDNDYGHPAKAALDLATGLGMSVARTDTQGTIALGRRGDSLTIAPIVRPR; encoded by the coding sequence ATGAGGAACGACTGGCGCCTGCTTCCCGTCGCAGTCGCGGTGTGGGGCTCCAGCCTGATCGCCACGTCCGGGTGGGAACCGGGGGCGCAGGCGGTCTTCGCGTTGCTCGCGGGGCTGGGCCTCGTCGCCCTGCTGTGTGTCCGCGCCGGCCGCGGTTGGGCCGCTGTCGTCGTGCTGGTCGTCGTGGTGACGGCGCTGACGGCCGGGGTGCGCGTCTGGCAGCGGAACCACTCCGCCGTGGCCGAGGTGGCGGCCGACCGAGCCGCGGGCACGGCCGAGGTGCGCCTGACCTCCGAGCCGTTGCGCCGCGCAGAGGTCGTGGTCGCCTCGGCGGACCTCTTGAGCCTGCGGGCCCGTTCCCGGGAGGTAACGACGTCGGTGCCCGTGGTGCTGTTCGCAACGGGGGATGTAGGCGAGGCGCTGCTCCGCGCCGAGCCAGGGGCCGTGCATCCCGCCCGCGTCCGACTCGCGCCCGCCGAGCCGGACGACCCAGCCGCCGCGCTGCTGAGTGTCCGCGAACTCGGCGCCCGCATCGAGGCACCAGGCCCGCTCCAGGCCCTAGCCAACGCGATGCGCGCTGGGCTGCGGGAGGCTGTGTCGCATTCTCCGCCCGATCAGGCTGCGCTGGTGCCCTCACTCGTGGTCGGGGACACCTCCCGGGTCAACGACCGGATGCGCCAGGACTTCCGCGCCACCGGGCTCACCCACCTGATGGCGGTCTCCGGGGCGAACCTGTCTCTCCTGGTCGGGGTCCTGGTGCCGACGGTGCGGGTCATCGGGGTGCGCGGTTGGTGGGTGCGGGGCTGCGCCGTCGCCGGCGTGGGGTTCTTCATCCTGGTCTGCGGGCAGGAGCCCTCGGTGCTCCGGGCCGCCGCGATGGGCCTGGTCGCCCTGGCCTCCATCGGGTCGGGGCGGGGCAGGCGCAGCATCCGGGCGCTGTGCCTCGCGGTGGCCGTGCTGATCTGGCTCGACCCGTGGCTGTCGCGCTCTGTCGGCTTCGCGCTGTCGGTGGCCGCCTGCGCCGGGATCGTGCTGCTCGGCCCCCGGTTCCGCGACGCGCTGCTTCGCTGGTGCCCCCGATGGGTGGCAGAGGCGGTTGCCGTGTCGCTCGCCGCCCAGTTGGCGACCCAGCCGATCGTGACGGCGATCAGCGAGCAGGTCTCCGTCGTCGCGGTCGCGACCAACGTGCTCGCGGCCCCGTTCGTCGGGCCGACGACGGTGCTCGGCCTCCTCGCCGCGGTGCTCAGCCCGCTGGGCGCGGTCGCGACCGTTCCTGGCTGGGTCGCGGGCTGGTGCAGCCAACCCATCGTGTGGATCGCCTCGGCAGGCGCGGCACTGCCGTCGGCCACCTGGGAGTGGAGTTCGAGCCTCCTTGGCGTCGCCCTGGTGGCGCTGGCCTCTGCGGCCGTGGCCGTCGTGCTGGTACGTCTGCTCCGCTCGCCGTGGGGCGGCGTCGCCTTCGCGGTGATCCTGGTGGTCGCCAGCGCCGTCCGCCCGGTGCCGCTCGGCTGGCCGGGGGAGTGGAGTGTGGCGTTCTGCGACGTGGGGCAGGGGGACGCGACGGCGATCCGTGCCGGTCCGGACGCCGCGATGCTCGTCGATGCCGGCCCCGAGCCCGGCCCGACGCTGGCGTGCCTCGATTCGCTCGGCGTCGACCGCCTGCCCCTGCTTGTCCTCACGCACTACCACGCCGACCACGTGGGCGGCGCCGAGGAGGTGATCCGACGCTTCCGGCCCGGCCTGATCCTCGTCCGAGAGGGCCCAGTCCCGCCGTGGCTGGCCGAGGCGGCAGGGCGCGCTGGCGGACGGGTCCGTTCCGCCATCGAGGGGGAGCGGATCGCGCTGGGGGAGGCGCAGTGGGTGAGCGTCTCGGTGCCGTCCGCTCCCGTCGCGTCCGACCCCGAGGGCGAGGGGTCTGCGGAGAATGACGCGTCCGTCGTCGGGGTTGCCACCTCGGGTGGCGTCCGGGTGCTGCTGGCAGGCGACGCCGAGCCGGCTGGGCAGCGCGAGGCGCTGCGCTCGGCCCGCGCGGCAGGGCTGCCCCTGGCGGTCGACGTCCTGAAACTGCCGCACCACGGTTCGGCCAGGCAGGAGCCTCGCTTCTTCGAGGCCTCCGCCGCCCGGATGGCCGTCGCGAGCGCGGGCGAGGACAACGACTACGGCCACCCGGCGAAGGCAGCCCTCGACCTGGCGACCGGGTTGGGCATGTCTGTCGCCCGTACCGACACGCAGGGCACCATCGCGCTCGGCCGCAGAGGGGATTCGTTGACCATTGCGCCGATAGTGAGGCCCCGATGA
- a CDS encoding tetratricopeptide repeat protein, which yields MDQKSAISAWWTALLAHEGPSLQGLAEKLEAQAWRLGASEVPKVERNHVANWQKRGTFPPSSQYLQAAARHMMNEMAQAQGAPEDAGEWNDVDRLYHSWQMAKDRRATAASPRTAEANSRKASRLEEVLSGPVSQLVGDASAPDGLKEGFRQGSWLTGGETPEYAPRAVDAYLDERLSVSSGGAFVVIVGPPKSGKTRTLLEALRRNVPHRLLWQLRPVEGALAAVMKSVETDGGREGLHRPEDITLLIDDMQRHDFRVELTAKALSDAVRAGLLVVATLHDSTLANMRSELEGFTFPDGVRLGANLHLLELLDESSIRLEPELNEEEALSLPMDLALQAVVHEIPTEKIARLPELLAAVDALIARTLQGFHDKQHPERAALVIAAIDAHHIYREGASQLQLLELMQLAFTFLHPTKLWHDHLFPPAFDWATDPIGGHGSVHAILERARTPPETFAMFDAAIEKLSDQIWDSRHLLTHANHLEGHACLALARSTPESSVKFTWLRRALTLGEPAAAFEVALSPRFRGLEEQEAVELTKQALLAGEAHGPVSLSILFGDRHKPEKQITWLLKAAEHGLLGALVSAARLLIDLGRPDEAEHWLALGARAGSAVCANALIGVLTRRGALDPGGRWHRLCVREGLATATLAKIAIAGLQDLSADEFATHEELVVSAAKFGHVEALRCAIHHLEQRGDLLASNELRTQHDDTVTPERQFERGAYYFHEGRLTEAEDWLSRAAQQGQPDAMLMLAQMSAQRGDEAGWMHWTSAAADLEDPQAMCALGIAKQHSDPTESQRLLASSADRGIPTAMTAVALGQYVRHEFEEAKDLWIEAARCFDREAYFWLGILASEQGNTDEAQDWYLRAANAGDPQSMLYLARTLGRERPSLARHWAKMGATAEGRQMTPEFADFLGEIYLVLEDQESADKWAKRAHELRKED from the coding sequence ATGGATCAGAAGAGTGCCATCTCAGCGTGGTGGACGGCACTTCTAGCCCACGAAGGTCCAAGCCTTCAGGGGCTTGCCGAGAAACTGGAGGCACAGGCGTGGCGCCTCGGTGCTTCTGAGGTGCCCAAGGTGGAGCGCAACCATGTCGCGAACTGGCAGAAGAGGGGCACCTTTCCCCCTTCGAGTCAGTACCTCCAAGCAGCGGCCCGCCATATGATGAACGAGATGGCGCAGGCGCAAGGGGCCCCCGAGGATGCTGGTGAGTGGAATGACGTTGACCGCCTCTACCACTCATGGCAGATGGCCAAAGACCGCAGAGCTACTGCAGCGAGTCCACGCACTGCCGAGGCAAACAGCCGAAAGGCGAGCCGTCTTGAGGAGGTGTTGAGCGGGCCGGTCAGCCAGTTGGTGGGCGATGCATCTGCCCCCGACGGACTCAAGGAGGGGTTTCGGCAAGGCTCATGGCTGACTGGCGGCGAGACGCCCGAGTACGCACCCAGGGCCGTCGATGCGTATCTGGATGAACGGCTCAGCGTCTCTTCCGGCGGAGCGTTCGTCGTGATTGTGGGGCCCCCTAAGTCGGGCAAGACACGCACCCTGCTCGAGGCTCTGCGACGGAATGTACCGCACAGGCTGCTGTGGCAGTTGCGTCCGGTCGAGGGCGCGCTGGCGGCCGTCATGAAATCAGTGGAGACCGACGGTGGGCGTGAGGGCCTCCACCGGCCAGAGGACATCACTCTCTTGATAGACGATATGCAGCGCCATGATTTTCGTGTCGAACTCACTGCAAAAGCTCTTTCGGACGCGGTCCGCGCAGGCCTTCTTGTCGTCGCAACACTTCACGACAGCACGCTCGCCAATATGCGCTCCGAACTCGAGGGCTTCACATTCCCGGACGGAGTCCGGCTCGGCGCGAACCTCCATTTGCTCGAGTTGCTTGATGAATCAAGCATTCGCCTCGAACCCGAGTTGAACGAAGAAGAGGCGCTATCCCTCCCAATGGATCTAGCGCTCCAAGCTGTCGTCCATGAGATTCCGACCGAGAAGATCGCTCGACTGCCAGAACTCCTGGCGGCCGTTGATGCGCTCATTGCCCGCACCCTTCAGGGTTTCCACGACAAGCAGCACCCTGAGCGGGCAGCTCTAGTTATTGCCGCAATCGATGCTCACCACATCTACCGCGAGGGCGCATCACAACTACAACTTCTTGAACTGATGCAGTTGGCCTTCACGTTCTTGCATCCCACCAAGTTGTGGCATGATCACCTCTTCCCTCCTGCATTTGATTGGGCGACCGATCCTATTGGAGGACACGGGTCAGTGCATGCCATCCTGGAGCGAGCTCGCACGCCACCAGAAACCTTTGCAATGTTTGATGCTGCCATCGAGAAACTGTCTGATCAGATCTGGGACTCAAGGCACTTGCTGACGCATGCCAACCATTTGGAGGGACATGCATGCCTCGCTCTCGCCCGCTCCACTCCGGAGTCCTCGGTAAAGTTCACATGGTTGCGGCGCGCGCTTACCCTTGGTGAGCCAGCCGCAGCTTTCGAAGTCGCACTTTCACCAAGATTTCGCGGCCTTGAAGAACAAGAAGCTGTAGAGCTGACCAAGCAGGCCCTCTTGGCTGGGGAGGCCCACGGTCCAGTCTCGCTGAGCATCCTCTTCGGAGACAGACACAAGCCCGAAAAGCAGATCACCTGGCTACTGAAGGCAGCCGAACATGGACTGCTCGGGGCTCTGGTGAGTGCGGCTCGGCTGCTCATCGATTTGGGGCGACCTGATGAGGCGGAGCACTGGTTGGCGCTCGGGGCTCGGGCGGGTTCGGCAGTGTGCGCCAACGCACTGATCGGTGTTCTGACAAGGCGCGGAGCCCTCGATCCGGGTGGACGATGGCACCGGCTCTGCGTTCGCGAAGGATTGGCCACGGCCACACTAGCCAAGATCGCAATAGCAGGGCTTCAAGACCTATCGGCCGATGAGTTTGCGACCCACGAGGAGCTAGTCGTTAGTGCTGCGAAGTTCGGACACGTGGAAGCTCTCCGCTGCGCAATCCATCATCTTGAGCAGCGAGGCGACTTGCTAGCTTCGAATGAGTTGCGAACCCAGCATGACGATACGGTAACACCCGAGCGTCAATTTGAGCGCGGTGCCTACTACTTCCACGAGGGACGCCTGACCGAAGCCGAAGACTGGCTGAGTCGTGCTGCCCAACAGGGTCAACCAGATGCAATGCTCATGCTGGCCCAGATGTCGGCTCAGCGTGGGGATGAAGCGGGGTGGATGCACTGGACCTCTGCTGCCGCAGATCTCGAAGACCCGCAGGCTATGTGTGCGCTCGGTATCGCCAAGCAACACAGTGATCCCACTGAGTCGCAGCGTTTGCTTGCCTCATCGGCGGACCGTGGAATACCAACGGCAATGACCGCAGTCGCCCTCGGACAGTACGTCCGACATGAGTTTGAAGAGGCCAAGGACCTGTGGATCGAGGCGGCCAGATGCTTTGATCGCGAGGCATACTTCTGGCTAGGAATCCTTGCCTCAGAGCAAGGCAACACAGACGAGGCCCAGGACTGGTACCTCAGAGCCGCCAACGCTGGAGACCCTCAAAGCATGCTCTACCTCGCTCGTACTTTGGGCCGTGAGCGTCCCAGTTTGGCGCGCCACTGGGCCAAAATGGGGGCAACCGCCGAAGGCCGTCAGATGACGCCTGAGTTCGCCGATTTCCTTGGAGAGATCTATCTCGTCTTGGAAGATCAAGAGAGTGCAGATAAGTGGGCAAAGAGAGCCCACGAACTTCGCAAGGAGGACTGA
- a CDS encoding ATP-binding cassette domain-containing protein: MTRPSVSLVDVTRAYPAFTLGPVSTTFTQGVTALLGANGAGKSTLMRRIVGAESGGGTVTDEEGHEPSPGYLPQDFTAPKQLTATDYLRFVAWCRSTRRRPLGRADVGRALESVDLTSKARSKVGALSGGMLRRLGVAQALIGGSRILVLDEPTVGLDPIQRGELRRLLKVLGRTHVVIVSTHLSEDVAAVAESVSVLSGGRLVFDGDLAGLVQIAGRTDVTAESVDLAFSRVVDSGVDA; the protein is encoded by the coding sequence GTGACGCGACCATCCGTGTCTCTGGTCGATGTGACCAGGGCCTATCCGGCCTTCACGCTCGGTCCCGTCTCGACAACATTCACGCAAGGTGTCACCGCCCTGCTCGGCGCGAACGGGGCAGGCAAGTCGACGCTCATGCGCCGGATCGTGGGTGCCGAGAGTGGTGGGGGAACCGTGACCGACGAGGAAGGTCACGAGCCCTCCCCCGGTTACCTTCCGCAGGACTTCACCGCGCCGAAGCAACTGACGGCAACCGACTACCTGCGCTTCGTGGCCTGGTGCCGGTCGACGCGGCGTCGACCACTCGGGAGGGCCGATGTCGGGCGCGCCCTCGAGTCCGTGGATCTCACATCGAAGGCGCGCTCGAAGGTTGGTGCGCTGTCCGGAGGCATGCTCCGTCGCCTTGGCGTCGCACAGGCCTTGATCGGTGGCTCGAGGATCCTCGTCCTGGATGAGCCGACGGTGGGTCTGGATCCCATCCAGCGCGGCGAGCTACGCAGGCTCCTCAAAGTCCTCGGCCGCACCCACGTCGTGATCGTCTCGACCCATCTCAGCGAGGATGTCGCGGCGGTTGCGGAGTCGGTGTCCGTGTTGAGCGGCGGCAGGCTCGTGTTCGACGGGGACCTGGCCGGGCTCGTCCAGATCGCGGGCCGGACGGACGTGACCGCCGAATCGGTCGATCTGGCCTTCTCACGCGTGGTCGACAGCGGCGTCGATGCGTAG
- a CDS encoding Gfo/Idh/MocA family protein, which translates to MSSPLRFGILGAAGITPSSLIAPAALNPDVELVAVAARDRSRAEAFAAEHGIGRVEDSYESLLAADDIDAIYIPLPNSEHGRWTKAAVDAGKHVLVEKPFASNGTEAEEVAAHVAGSGLVVMEAFHYRYHALMSEAIALVRDGKVGDLVDVSATFDVNLPDRSNIRYIYDLAGGATMDLGCYSLHFVRSIVGEEPEVVSATYRPSTDDRIDEALTAELRFPSGVTSTVSSSLLEDVECQSATIVGTEGVLKVEGFVKPQEGNSLTLYTDADGATEIEVPERPTSYDCQLDIFVAAVREGLPVITDAADAVKMMHAIDAMYVAAGLQPRE; encoded by the coding sequence TCGCCGTCGCGGCGCGCGATCGTTCCCGCGCGGAGGCGTTCGCGGCCGAGCACGGCATCGGGCGGGTCGAGGACAGCTACGAGTCACTGCTGGCCGCTGACGACATCGACGCGATCTACATCCCGCTGCCCAACTCGGAGCACGGCCGCTGGACGAAGGCCGCCGTCGACGCGGGTAAGCACGTGCTGGTGGAGAAGCCCTTCGCCTCGAACGGCACCGAGGCTGAGGAGGTCGCGGCGCACGTCGCCGGCAGCGGCCTGGTGGTGATGGAGGCCTTCCACTACCGCTACCACGCGCTGATGTCCGAGGCGATCGCGCTGGTCCGGGACGGCAAGGTCGGCGACCTGGTCGACGTGAGCGCCACGTTCGACGTCAATCTGCCTGACCGCAGCAACATCCGCTACATCTACGACCTGGCTGGCGGCGCGACGATGGACCTGGGCTGCTACAGCCTGCACTTCGTGCGCAGCATCGTCGGCGAGGAGCCGGAGGTCGTCTCCGCGACGTACCGCCCCTCCACCGACGACCGGATCGACGAGGCCCTGACCGCGGAGCTTCGCTTCCCCAGCGGCGTCACCTCGACGGTGTCGAGTTCGCTGCTCGAGGACGTGGAGTGCCAGTCAGCAACCATCGTCGGCACCGAGGGCGTGCTGAAGGTGGAGGGCTTCGTGAAGCCGCAGGAGGGCAACTCCCTGACGCTGTACACCGACGCGGACGGCGCGACCGAGATCGAGGTCCCGGAGCGTCCGACCAGCTACGACTGCCAGTTGGACATCTTCGTCGCGGCGGTCCGCGAGGGCCTTCCGGTGATCACCGACGCCGCGGACGCGGTGAAGATGATGCACGCCATCGACGCCATGTACGTGGCCGCGGGGCTACAGCCGCGCGAGTAG